A DNA window from Iodobacter ciconiae contains the following coding sequences:
- the clsB gene encoding cardiolipin synthase ClsB translates to MAGNRFKLLFNGQDYFPELISAIELAQQEVFLESYLFEADEVGIAVMQALIAAALRGVRVNLQLDGFGAGNLPLAWREQLADSGVRLLFFRPEVKILSLDRQRLRRLHRKLAVIDARIAFIGGINILSDFEPDQPELAARYDYAVSMAGPLVAQLHESADHLWRHTAWVQLKKNWAKKSTIKPSSTLSGRARGQFLYRDNLRHRHDIEREYLRAILHAKSEIIIANAYFLPGYRLRHALIYAAKRGVNVVLLVQGRVDHALLHYASRGFYQQFLSAGIQIYEYQKGFMHAKVATIDGIWATVGSSNIDPFSLLLAREANIFVCEKQFACELRMDLKRALQEDAVQIKKSDVERDRWIYRVLPWLCHAAVRLMMGMSGYGGRRYLE, encoded by the coding sequence GTGGCGGGAAATCGTTTCAAGTTGCTTTTTAACGGGCAGGATTATTTTCCTGAGCTGATCAGTGCGATTGAGCTGGCCCAGCAAGAAGTCTTTTTGGAAAGCTATTTATTCGAAGCCGATGAAGTGGGCATTGCAGTGATGCAGGCCTTGATTGCTGCTGCTTTGCGCGGGGTACGGGTGAATCTTCAGCTTGATGGTTTTGGGGCGGGAAATTTGCCTTTGGCCTGGCGGGAGCAGCTAGCCGACTCTGGAGTAAGACTGTTATTTTTCAGGCCGGAAGTAAAAATATTGTCGCTCGACAGGCAGCGCCTGCGACGCTTACATCGTAAGCTTGCGGTGATTGATGCCCGTATCGCATTTATTGGCGGGATTAATATTTTGTCTGATTTTGAGCCTGATCAGCCGGAGCTGGCGGCCCGTTATGATTATGCCGTAAGTATGGCTGGCCCCTTGGTGGCTCAGTTGCATGAGTCAGCCGATCATTTATGGCGGCATACTGCCTGGGTGCAGCTTAAGAAAAACTGGGCGAAAAAAAGCACAATCAAGCCATCAAGTACTTTATCAGGACGCGCGCGCGGGCAATTTTTATATCGGGATAATTTACGGCACCGGCATGATATAGAGCGCGAATATTTGCGTGCGATTTTGCATGCTAAAAGTGAAATTATTATTGCTAACGCCTATTTTTTACCCGGCTATCGTTTACGCCATGCCTTAATTTATGCCGCCAAGCGGGGAGTGAATGTGGTGCTCTTGGTGCAGGGGCGGGTTGATCATGCCTTACTTCACTATGCCAGCAGAGGGTTTTATCAGCAGTTTTTAAGTGCCGGTATTCAAATTTATGAATATCAAAAAGGCTTTATGCACGCTAAAGTCGCTACGATTGATGGTATATGGGCCACCGTAGGATCGAGTAACATTGATCCTTTTAGTTTGTTACTGGCTAGGGAGGCGAATATTTTTGTGTGCGAAAAACAATTTGCATGTGAGCTGCGGATGGATCTTAAGCGTGCCTTACAGGAGGACGCAGTACAAATTAAAAAAAGTGATGTGGAACGTGATCGCTGGATTTACCGGGTTTTACCCTGGTTATGCCATGCGGCGGTTCGGCTGATGATGGGGATGAGTGGCTACGGCGGGCGGCGCTACCTGGAATAG
- the yiaA gene encoding inner membrane protein YiaA: MKAKHSGPSGAFIGASWLALFIGTLTYSIGLWNATMALNEKGYYFTLLLYGLFAAISLQKSVRDKLEDIPVTGLYFGICWISIAAALLLLAAGLWNATLTSSEKGFYAMSYLLSLFASVAVQKNVRDLALFKPEFAETETTDLSAFK; encoded by the coding sequence ATGAAAGCAAAACACAGCGGCCCATCCGGGGCCTTTATTGGTGCTTCCTGGCTTGCACTTTTTATCGGAACGCTGACCTATTCTATCGGCCTCTGGAATGCCACAATGGCACTTAATGAAAAAGGCTATTACTTTACCCTGCTATTATATGGTTTATTTGCCGCAATTTCATTACAAAAATCAGTTCGGGATAAATTGGAAGATATTCCTGTTACCGGACTTTATTTCGGAATTTGCTGGATTTCTATTGCTGCGGCACTGTTACTCCTTGCTGCAGGCTTATGGAATGCAACGCTCACCTCCAGCGAAAAAGGCTTTTATGCAATGTCGTACCTGCTTAGTCTTTTTGCCTCTGTTGCCGTGCAAAAAAACGTACGGGATTTAGCCTTATTCAAACCAGAATTTGCAGAAACCGAAACCACAGACCTTAGTGCTTTCAAATAG
- a CDS encoding DUF1615 domain-containing protein: MHELAQTVLPYKLSPFLLCTLLAACASTPIPPAIISPAASEPIQPAASAPTPAPAPVAEPPVIVAPPVPAVKSINQLEAQTLVSRLLPAKISERNGWKNDLVDAFTALKIPYTPEYFCAAMAVIEQESSWQGDPTVPGLGKIVWKQVEEKAGKYHIPLIAVQTALLKNSPSGLSYKERIDKLQTEAQMNAVFEDLANDAKRLSLPFNMSNPIRTGGPMQVSVEFAEGHVRAWPYPYARRGSVRNEVFTRKGGVYFGTAILLQYPAPYSKMIYRFADFNAGRYASRNAAFQAAVNKLAADNMDLDGDLLRYERGYPMSQSSSTEKALQKLGRRLNLSNEEIRRDLLLEKVTGFSQTALYQRVFNLAGNPSREVMPQIDLHSPKITRKLTTEWFAKRVEGRYQTCLSRAPAI, translated from the coding sequence TTGCATGAATTGGCCCAAACCGTGCTGCCCTATAAACTATCCCCCTTCTTACTTTGCACTTTGCTTGCAGCCTGCGCCAGCACCCCGATTCCGCCTGCAATCATTAGCCCCGCTGCCAGCGAGCCAATCCAGCCTGCGGCATCTGCCCCCACCCCAGCACCCGCTCCCGTAGCCGAGCCCCCTGTAATCGTTGCTCCGCCAGTGCCTGCAGTTAAATCAATCAACCAGCTTGAGGCCCAAACGCTGGTTAGTAGATTGCTCCCCGCTAAAATCAGCGAGCGTAATGGCTGGAAAAATGATTTAGTCGATGCCTTTACTGCACTGAAAATTCCTTACACACCGGAATACTTTTGCGCTGCCATGGCTGTGATCGAGCAAGAATCCAGCTGGCAAGGCGATCCAACCGTGCCAGGCCTGGGAAAAATCGTCTGGAAGCAGGTTGAAGAAAAAGCGGGCAAATATCACATCCCCCTGATCGCCGTGCAAACCGCTCTGCTTAAAAATTCTCCCAGCGGGCTTAGCTACAAAGAACGTATCGATAAGCTGCAAACCGAAGCACAGATGAATGCCGTATTTGAAGACCTGGCTAATGATGCCAAACGCCTCAGCCTGCCATTTAATATGAGCAACCCCATCCGTACGGGCGGCCCTATGCAGGTCAGTGTAGAATTCGCCGAAGGCCATGTGCGCGCCTGGCCCTACCCCTACGCGCGCCGTGGCAGCGTAAGAAATGAAGTTTTTACCCGTAAGGGCGGCGTGTATTTTGGCACCGCCATCCTGCTGCAATACCCGGCACCTTACAGTAAAATGATTTATCGCTTTGCCGATTTTAATGCCGGCCGCTATGCCAGCCGTAATGCAGCTTTTCAAGCCGCAGTTAATAAGCTCGCTGCAGATAATATGGATCTGGATGGTGATTTACTGCGCTACGAAAGGGGCTATCCGATGAGCCAGAGCAGCAGCACAGAAAAAGCCCTGCAAAAACTAGGCAGGCGCTTAAACCTGAGTAATGAAGAAATCCGCCGCGATCTTTTATTGGAAAAAGTCACAGGATTTAGCCAGACAGCACTCTATCAGCGCGTATTTAACCTAGCGGGCAATCCAAGCCGGGAAGTTATGCCGCAAATTGATTTACACAGCCCTAAAATCACAAGAAAACTGACTACGGAATGGTTTGCCAAACGCGTCGAAGGGCGCTACCAAACCTGCCTGAGCCGGGCACCGGCCATATAA